One window of Sinorhizobium numidicum genomic DNA carries:
- a CDS encoding pyrimidine 5'-nucleotidase, with translation MKKLDRLPTHAEFAHVTDWVFDLDNTLYPHHVNLFAQIDRNMTAYVAELLSLEPGEAKKLQKDYYRDHGTTLQGLMVHHGVDPNDFLQRAHAIDYSVVPADPDLGEAIKALPGRKFIFTNGSVAHAEMTARALGILDHFDDIFDIVAADFVPKPAGDTYDKFMSLHRVDTRHAVMFEDLPRNLVVPKALGMKTVLLVPRNLEYEFAEAWETSSDADEQIDYITEDLAGFLRRVVAKA, from the coding sequence ATGAAAAAGCTCGATCGCCTCCCGACCCATGCCGAGTTCGCCCATGTCACCGATTGGGTTTTCGACCTCGACAACACGCTTTATCCGCACCACGTCAATCTCTTCGCGCAGATTGACCGCAACATGACGGCCTATGTCGCCGAGCTCCTGTCACTGGAGCCGGGCGAGGCGAAGAAGCTGCAGAAGGATTATTACCGCGATCACGGCACCACGCTGCAGGGCCTGATGGTCCATCACGGTGTCGATCCGAACGATTTCCTCCAACGGGCGCATGCGATCGATTACAGCGTTGTTCCAGCCGACCCCGACCTTGGCGAGGCGATCAAGGCTCTGCCGGGGCGCAAGTTCATCTTCACCAATGGCAGCGTCGCCCATGCCGAGATGACGGCGCGCGCGCTCGGCATTCTCGATCACTTCGACGATATCTTCGACATCGTTGCCGCGGACTTCGTGCCGAAGCCGGCCGGCGACACCTATGACAAATTCATGAGTCTTCACCGCGTCGATACGCGTCACGCGGTCATGTTCGAGGATTTGCCGCGCAACCTGGTGGTGCCGAAGGCGCTTGGCATGAAGACGGTGCTGCTGGTGCCGCGCAATCTCGAATACGAATTCGCCGAAGCCTGGGAAACATCCAGCGATGCAGACGAGCAGATCGACTACATCACCGAGGACCTGGCCGGCTTCCTGCGACGCGTGGTTGCGAAAGCCTGA
- a CDS encoding DMT family transporter, giving the protein METWVLITVAAAFLQNVRSAMQKHLKGVMGTTGATFVRFGFGLPFALLYLVVLWRVAGHPLPVPNGTFFLWAVIGGMAQIAATFLLVHLFSFRNFAVGTAYSRTEPAQAALFGLVFLGEKASQGALVAIAISVIGVMLISVARTTLSARSLVTSVFSRTAGIGLLSGTFFGLSAVSYRSASLALAPSLPVPDYIMQASFTLGCVILLQTMVMLVWIVAREPDELKRIGAAWKPAFIVGFVGASASFGWFMAMTLQQAAIVKVVAQVEMLFTFASSFFVFREWINRLELLGCLLIVLGVLMLIVL; this is encoded by the coding sequence ATGGAAACCTGGGTCCTTATCACCGTCGCTGCGGCCTTCCTTCAGAATGTCCGCTCCGCCATGCAGAAACACTTGAAGGGCGTCATGGGCACGACCGGCGCCACCTTCGTGCGTTTCGGGTTCGGCCTGCCCTTCGCGCTTCTCTACCTCGTTGTTCTCTGGCGTGTCGCCGGGCATCCCCTGCCGGTGCCGAACGGCACCTTCTTCCTCTGGGCGGTGATCGGCGGAATGGCGCAGATCGCTGCGACATTCCTGCTCGTTCATCTCTTTTCCTTCCGCAATTTCGCCGTCGGCACGGCCTATTCGCGCACCGAGCCGGCCCAGGCGGCGCTCTTCGGGCTGGTTTTTCTGGGCGAGAAAGCGAGCCAGGGCGCGCTGGTCGCGATCGCTATTTCGGTGATTGGCGTCATGCTCATCTCCGTTGCCCGTACGACACTCAGCGCGCGATCGCTGGTGACGTCGGTTTTCAGCCGTACGGCCGGCATAGGGCTGCTGTCCGGTACGTTCTTCGGGCTCTCCGCCGTTTCCTATCGTTCCGCCTCGCTGGCGCTGGCGCCCAGTTTGCCCGTGCCTGACTACATCATGCAGGCGAGCTTCACGCTCGGCTGCGTCATCCTGTTGCAGACCATGGTCATGCTTGTCTGGATTGTCGCGCGCGAGCCCGACGAGTTGAAACGCATCGGCGCAGCCTGGAAACCCGCCTTCATCGTCGGCTTCGTCGGCGCCTCGGCATCGTTCGGCTGGTTCATGGCCATGACCTTGCAGCAGGCGGCAATCGTCAAGGTGGTCGCGCAGGTCGAGATGCTCTTCACTTTTGCCTCGTCCTTTTTCGTTTTCCGCGAATGGATCAACCGTCTCGAACTGCTCGGTTGCCTGCTGATCGTGCTGGGCGTCCTCATGCTGATCGTTCTGTGA
- a CDS encoding bifunctional transcriptional activator/DNA repair enzyme AdaA, translated as MLFDLPNDDLLYDALLARSFDYEGQAFVCVKSTGIFCRLSCPARKPKRENTLFFDSIAACLNSGFRPCERCRPLDGASEKEPLVDGLLKLLDRHPDHRWTEDDLVRRGLDPSTVRRAFKRSLGVTFLDLARQRRMGEAARQLSAGARVIEAQIDAGYDSPSGFRAAFAKLMGEAPATAQGRELLFADWIETPLGPMVAVADQTHLHLLEFHDRKALPAEMESLKRKTRSAVVPGRTPPIDQIDAELKTYFAGNSGDFRTPMALDGSAFERQVWTKLSQIPLGETRSYSDIARETGTIQAVRAVARANGSNCIAIVVPCHRCIGADGSLTGYGGGLWRKQWLLRHEAKMRPVGLFGAG; from the coding sequence ATGCTTTTCGATTTGCCGAACGACGATCTCCTTTACGATGCGCTTCTTGCGCGTAGTTTCGACTATGAGGGCCAGGCCTTCGTCTGCGTAAAGAGCACCGGCATCTTCTGCCGGCTCTCCTGTCCCGCCCGCAAACCTAAGCGGGAAAACACCCTGTTTTTCGACAGCATAGCGGCTTGCCTCAATTCCGGTTTTCGACCTTGCGAGCGGTGCCGTCCGCTGGACGGGGCCTCCGAGAAAGAGCCGTTGGTGGACGGCCTCCTGAAGTTGCTTGATCGCCATCCGGACCATCGTTGGACAGAGGACGATCTGGTGCGGCGAGGACTAGACCCCTCGACCGTCCGCCGCGCCTTCAAGAGGAGCCTCGGCGTGACCTTTCTCGACCTTGCACGCCAGCGGCGAATGGGGGAGGCCGCGCGCCAGCTTTCCGCCGGTGCCAGAGTCATCGAGGCGCAGATCGATGCGGGTTATGATTCGCCAAGCGGTTTCCGCGCCGCCTTCGCCAAACTGATGGGAGAGGCGCCCGCCACGGCCCAGGGGCGTGAACTGCTGTTTGCCGATTGGATCGAAACGCCGCTCGGCCCCATGGTGGCCGTCGCCGATCAGACGCATCTTCACCTGCTCGAATTTCACGATCGCAAGGCGTTGCCGGCGGAGATGGAGAGTTTGAAACGCAAGACGCGATCGGCCGTCGTGCCAGGCAGGACGCCGCCGATCGACCAGATCGACGCCGAACTCAAAACCTACTTTGCCGGCAATTCTGGCGATTTTCGCACGCCCATGGCTCTCGACGGCAGCGCCTTCGAGCGGCAGGTATGGACAAAGCTGTCGCAAATACCTTTGGGCGAGACACGATCCTATAGCGACATCGCCCGGGAAACCGGTACCATCCAGGCAGTTCGCGCCGTGGCCAGGGCCAACGGCTCCAACTGCATCGCGATCGTAGTGCCTTGCCACCGCTGCATCGGGGCGGATGGATCCTTGACAGGGTATGGCGGTGGACTTTGGCGAAAGCAATGGCTGCTGCGGCACGAAGCAAAGATGAGGCCTGTTGGATTGTTTGGTGCGGGATGA
- a CDS encoding isocitrate lyase/PEP mutase family protein has protein sequence MNQEERALAFAGLHRKGDPVVLYNIWDAGSARCVAEAGAKALATGSWSVAAAHGFADGQKIPLPLLIEAVREIVTAIDLPLSVDFEGAYSEDPAQGAANVAQLIDAGAVGINFEDQVVGKGGIHPTDRQVARIRAIREMAERQNISLFINARTDLFLQEGDAARHASLLDEAIARAKAYAGAGASGFFAPGLAEADLIARLCAASPLPVNVMMKPGAPDLAILATAGVGRVSYGPFPYRAMIARLRDEAEKVYRGAAK, from the coding sequence ATGAACCAGGAGGAAAGGGCGCTCGCCTTTGCAGGGCTGCACCGCAAGGGCGACCCGGTCGTTCTATACAATATCTGGGACGCTGGCAGTGCCCGCTGCGTGGCCGAGGCCGGCGCCAAGGCGCTCGCGACCGGAAGCTGGTCGGTGGCGGCGGCACACGGCTTTGCTGACGGGCAGAAGATACCGCTGCCGCTGCTGATCGAGGCAGTCCGCGAGATCGTCACTGCGATCGACCTCCCGCTTTCAGTCGACTTCGAGGGTGCCTATTCGGAAGATCCGGCGCAGGGCGCGGCCAATGTGGCGCAGTTGATCGATGCCGGCGCGGTCGGCATCAACTTCGAAGATCAGGTCGTCGGCAAAGGCGGCATCCATCCGACTGACAGGCAGGTTGCCCGCATCCGGGCCATCCGCGAAATGGCGGAGCGTCAGAATATCTCCCTCTTCATCAACGCACGCACCGACCTTTTCCTGCAGGAAGGCGATGCTGCACGTCATGCGAGCTTGCTGGACGAGGCGATTGCGCGGGCGAAGGCTTATGCCGGGGCGGGGGCGAGCGGTTTCTTCGCGCCGGGGCTCGCCGAAGCCGACCTGATCGCCAGGCTCTGCGCCGCGTCACCCCTGCCGGTAAACGTGATGATGAAGCCCGGCGCGCCGGACCTCGCCATCCTCGCCACCGCAGGCGTCGGCCGCGTCAGTTACGGGCCGTTCCCCTATAGGGCGATGATCGCCCGGCTGCGCGACGAAGCGGAAAAGGTCTACCGGGGCGCCGCGAAATAG
- the argB gene encoding acetylglutamate kinase, with protein sequence MSASESEIQARLLAQALPYMQRYENKTIVVKYGGHAMGNPELGRAFASDIALLKQSGVNPIVVHGGGPQIGAMLTKMGIESKFEGGLRVTDEKTVEIVEMVLAGSINKEIVALINQTGEWAIGLCGKDGNMVFAEKAKKTIRDPDSNIERVLDLGFVGDVVEVDRTLLDLLARSEMIPVIAPVAPGRDGHTYNINADTFAGAIAGALNATRLLFLTDVPGVLNKKGELIKQLSVAEARTLIADGTISGGMIPKVETCMDAIKAGVQGVVILNGKTAHSVLLEIFTEHGAGTLIVP encoded by the coding sequence ATGTCCGCATCAGAAAGTGAAATCCAGGCACGCCTGCTCGCCCAGGCCCTGCCCTACATGCAGCGCTACGAGAACAAGACGATCGTCGTCAAATATGGCGGCCATGCCATGGGCAATCCCGAGCTCGGACGCGCCTTCGCGAGCGATATCGCGCTTCTGAAGCAATCCGGCGTGAACCCGATCGTCGTGCACGGCGGCGGCCCGCAGATCGGCGCGATGTTGACCAAGATGGGCATCGAATCGAAGTTCGAAGGCGGGCTTCGCGTCACCGACGAGAAGACCGTCGAGATCGTCGAAATGGTGCTTGCCGGCTCGATCAACAAGGAAATCGTTGCTCTGATCAATCAGACCGGCGAATGGGCGATTGGGCTTTGCGGCAAGGATGGCAACATGGTCTTTGCCGAAAAGGCCAAGAAGACCATCCGTGATCCGGATTCCAACATTGAGCGCGTGCTCGATCTCGGCTTTGTAGGCGACGTAGTCGAAGTGGACCGCACGCTGCTCGACCTGCTGGCGCGCTCGGAGATGATCCCGGTGATCGCGCCGGTGGCGCCCGGTCGCGACGGCCACACCTATAACATCAACGCCGACACCTTCGCGGGCGCGATCGCCGGCGCGCTCAATGCGACGCGCCTCTTGTTCCTGACCGACGTTCCGGGCGTGCTGAACAAGAAGGGCGAGCTCATCAAGCAATTGTCTGTCGCCGAGGCGCGCACGCTGATTGCCGACGGTACGATCTCCGGGGGCATGATCCCGAAGGTCGAGACCTGTATGGACGCGATCAAAGCCGGCGTACAGGGCGTCGTCATCCTCAACGGCAAGACCGCCCATTCTGTGCTCTTGGAGATCTTCACCGAACACGGCGCTGGCACGCTGATCGTGCCGTAA
- a CDS encoding anti-sigma factor, which produces MTTQKPESGDSRRDEVIAGEYVLGVLSAEDRRKVEARMATDRNFAAIVIRWQNNLASFDGSVVVSRPRASASVERRISDMPASPGRSPGLWNSLPLWRSLAIASLTAVVVLAASMAGLFSGGTGGRPLMAELKGQGTAVSLVAHFDAGSGRLKLTPVAAASQAEEKSLELWLTKGNAPPISLGVLPQSGGGEIVIAPAMRMKITEGATLTVSVEPLGGSPTGAATGPTIALGTARYL; this is translated from the coding sequence ATGACGACGCAGAAGCCCGAGAGCGGGGATTCCCGCCGCGACGAGGTGATTGCGGGGGAATACGTGCTGGGCGTTCTGTCTGCCGAAGACCGCCGGAAGGTCGAGGCGCGCATGGCAACCGATCGCAATTTCGCGGCCATTGTCATCCGTTGGCAGAACAATCTCGCCTCTTTCGATGGATCGGTCGTCGTGTCACGTCCGCGTGCATCAGCTTCGGTGGAGCGTCGGATTTCCGACATGCCCGCGAGCCCCGGCAGATCTCCGGGCCTCTGGAACTCGCTGCCTCTCTGGCGCAGTCTCGCCATCGCGTCGCTGACCGCTGTCGTTGTGCTTGCGGCGTCGATGGCTGGCCTGTTCAGTGGTGGGACGGGCGGTCGGCCGCTGATGGCAGAACTGAAAGGCCAAGGCACCGCCGTCAGCCTCGTCGCGCATTTCGACGCTGGCTCCGGGCGCCTCAAGCTGACGCCGGTTGCGGCCGCCAGCCAGGCGGAGGAAAAGTCCCTTGAGCTGTGGCTGACCAAGGGCAACGCCCCTCCGATCTCGCTCGGCGTCTTGCCCCAGTCCGGCGGAGGCGAGATTGTCATAGCTCCCGCGATGCGGATGAAAATTACGGAGGGCGCGACGCTCACCGTCAGCGTCGAACCGCTGGGCGGCTCGCCGACCGGTGCGGCCACCGGGCCGACAATCGCGCTCGGCACAGCGCGCTATTTGTGA
- the msrB gene encoding peptide-methionine (R)-S-oxide reductase MsrB, translated as MSSRRGFLVAGVTFASWAIVRGIVPLAHASTSSEAFELVKTDEEWRALLGEERYGILRQEDTERPFSSALNNEKRKGIFHCAGCGLPVYSSEAKYDSGTGWPSFWQSLPGAIGTREDNSLFMTRTECHCRRCGGHLGHIFDDGPPPTGKRHCINGLALTFSPAAA; from the coding sequence ATGTCGAGCCGGCGGGGTTTCTTAGTGGCGGGCGTGACATTCGCTTCCTGGGCGATCGTGCGCGGGATCGTCCCGCTTGCGCATGCTTCCACTAGCAGCGAAGCCTTCGAACTCGTGAAGACGGACGAAGAATGGAGGGCCCTGCTCGGCGAGGAGCGATATGGGATCCTGAGGCAGGAGGACACGGAGCGGCCGTTCAGCAGCGCGCTCAACAACGAGAAACGAAAAGGGATCTTTCACTGCGCCGGATGCGGCCTGCCGGTCTATTCCTCCGAGGCGAAATACGATAGCGGCACTGGCTGGCCGAGCTTCTGGCAATCGCTCCCCGGTGCGATCGGCACGCGGGAGGACAATTCCTTATTCATGACGAGGACCGAATGCCATTGCCGCCGCTGCGGCGGGCATCTGGGCCACATCTTCGACGACGGTCCGCCGCCGACAGGCAAACGCCACTGCATCAACGGCCTCGCCCTCACATTCTCGCCCGCTGCGGCTTGA
- a CDS encoding DUF1269 domain-containing protein, producing the protein MSDLIVVGFDSTDEADKVLLKLNSLKKEYLIDLEDAVVVVRDAEGKVHLKQSMNLTTVGATSGLLSGSLWGGLVGLLFLNPLAGFAIGGALGAGAGALSGSLADYGIDDDFIKSLGNTIPNNSSALFILVRKVQPEKVLAEFSGLRGRVLKTSLSPEQEQQLQAALSDVQTPSPQAGTF; encoded by the coding sequence ATGTCCGATTTGATTGTCGTGGGATTCGATTCGACGGATGAGGCCGACAAGGTTCTCTTGAAGCTCAACAGCCTTAAGAAGGAATATCTGATCGATCTGGAAGACGCGGTCGTCGTCGTGCGCGACGCAGAAGGCAAAGTGCACCTGAAGCAGAGCATGAACCTAACCACCGTCGGCGCCACCTCGGGCCTTCTTTCGGGCTCTCTCTGGGGCGGACTGGTCGGCCTGCTTTTCCTCAACCCTCTGGCGGGCTTTGCGATCGGCGGCGCTCTCGGCGCCGGGGCCGGTGCCCTCTCCGGCTCGCTTGCCGACTACGGCATCGACGACGACTTCATCAAATCGCTCGGCAACACGATCCCGAACAACTCTTCGGCGCTTTTCATCCTGGTGCGCAAGGTGCAACCGGAGAAAGTGTTGGCCGAATTCTCCGGGCTGCGCGGCCGCGTGCTGAAGACATCACTTTCGCCGGAACAGGAGCAGCAGCTTCAAGCCGCTCTCTCCGATGTACAGACGCCTTCGCCGCAAGCCGGCACGTTCTGA
- the yihA gene encoding ribosome biogenesis GTP-binding protein YihA/YsxC: MAEKKNQNDSAVFGRPWIFIRGVPSMKFLPPEGPLEIAFAGRSNVGKSSLINALVGQKGLARTSNTPGRTQEINYFVPDGYSGEAGDLPPMALVDMPGYGYAQAPKEQVDAWTKLVFDYLRGRSTLKRVYVLIDARHGIKKNDEDVLSLLDKAAVSYQIVLTKTDKIKAAGVPRLISETLEKIKKRPAAYPEVLSTSSEKGVGIEDLRAAIDIAVAR; the protein is encoded by the coding sequence ATGGCAGAGAAGAAGAACCAAAACGATTCCGCCGTCTTCGGCCGGCCGTGGATCTTCATCCGCGGCGTTCCTTCGATGAAGTTCCTGCCGCCGGAGGGGCCGCTGGAGATCGCCTTTGCCGGCCGCTCGAATGTCGGCAAGTCTTCGCTGATCAATGCCCTCGTCGGGCAGAAGGGCCTCGCGCGCACATCGAACACGCCGGGTCGCACCCAGGAGATCAACTATTTCGTGCCGGACGGCTATTCCGGCGAAGCCGGCGACCTGCCGCCGATGGCGCTCGTCGATATGCCCGGTTACGGCTACGCGCAGGCGCCCAAGGAGCAGGTCGATGCCTGGACCAAGCTCGTGTTCGATTATCTGCGCGGCCGCTCGACGCTGAAGCGCGTCTATGTGCTGATCGACGCACGCCACGGCATCAAGAAGAACGACGAGGACGTACTCTCGCTCCTCGACAAGGCAGCCGTCTCCTACCAGATCGTGCTCACCAAGACGGACAAGATCAAGGCGGCCGGCGTGCCGCGGCTGATTTCCGAGACGCTTGAGAAGATCAAGAAGCGGCCGGCTGCCTATCCGGAGGTCTTGTCGACATCATCGGAAAAAGGCGTCGGTATCGAAGATCTGCGGGCCGCGATCGACATCGCGGTGGCGCGCTAG